The DNA sequence TGGTCAAATCGATAGTTCTTCCAATCCGGTTTTCGAAAAGCAGATCCCATATATCTATGCATCGGTTAGCAATTTGATGATTGCAATCATCTTGGGCCTGTTCGTAAAGTCGCAATAAAATAGATGCTATTTCCGACGCCATGTGGGGATAACGTGAACCAACATCACGGGTTTTTTCTTGAAGGGTTGTGGAAAACGTCTCACAGACAGCAAAGATTGCGTCTGCGACAGAAATGAGGCTCCCGGAAAAATCCCTCAAGGACCAGACGAAATGGTCAGGGTCATCCGCGAAAGCCTCTGACTTGATATAATCTTTTACAAATACCGCATATTTTGTATCGGTCATTAAATTCTGGCTTCTGAATATGCCGTTCAACTCGTTCCGCACCTCTTTTTCCGGATCGTTCATGAATTGAAGCAAGAGATTCAGACACTGGTTGGAATATTTTTTGTCAAACAGCAATTGTGCGGCTACATCGGCTACGCCCTTTCGCTGCGGCACTGCCCCTTGGTAGCACTGGTTAAACTCATTTTCAAAAAAGCCGTGAAACAGCCATCGTGCCGTGACCTGCCTTGCGCCTTGCAGAGCAACGTCATCAACAAAAGAAAGAACCATTTGTTGAATAATGGGGCCGACCTGATCAATATAGTCGGGAATAGTATAATTGAAGAAACGCATAACGCGTGGAGATGCAGCGACTCGCAGATCATCTTTGCATGCCTTACAAAACCATGAAACCGCTAGGTCTTTGTCAATATTCAGGACCGGTTCAATGGCTTCAATGGCCGCCATGCGTACCGCCGGGTGAGGATCCTGGATAAGGGACTCAATTCCGGGCCTGACCTGCTCCAGGCGGTCTTTACGCTCCCAAAGCAGTTGTCCGATCGCACCGGCGGCCACACCCCGGACACAGTTGATGGTGTTCTGAAAAAGAATTTCAACCGTGGCCTCGTCACTGTTCTTGTCACAATGGAGATTCAA is a window from the Desulfomicrobium escambiense DSM 10707 genome containing:
- a CDS encoding HEAT repeat domain-containing protein gives rise to the protein RKIVPFSSVPSWLRGKPISSFDWSEKSRAGQDLEAGKLNLHCDKNSDEATVEILFQNTINCVRGVAAGAIGQLLWERKDRLEQVRPGIESLIQDPHPAVRMAAIEAIEPVLNIDKDLAVSWFCKACKDDLRVAASPRVMRFFNYTIPDYIDQVGPIIQQMVLSFVDDVALQGARQVTARWLFHGFFENEFNQCYQGAVPQRKGVADVAAQLLFDKKYSNQCLNLLLQFMNDPEKEVRNELNGIFRSQNLMTDTKYAVFVKDYIKSEAFADDPDHFVWSLRDFSGSLISVADAIFAVCETFSTTLQEKTRDVGSRYPHMASEIASILLRLYEQAQDDCNHQIANRCIDIWDLLFENRIGRTIDLTKEIEQ